One stretch of Zootoca vivipara chromosome 8, rZooViv1.1, whole genome shotgun sequence DNA includes these proteins:
- the NTAQ1 gene encoding protein N-terminal glutamine amidohydrolase yields MDQPEPGLAADAAAAAAAGYEPAVPARPGCVYTGCYCEENVWKLCEYIRNQNLYPLEEFYAVFISNDRRTVPLWEQRAGMVGQPVIWDYHVVLLHVASGDQNFIYDLDTLLPFPCPIDSYIEKAFKSDSIIRPEFQRKVRLVRADMYLKTFASDRSHMKDASGNWQKPPPLYPCIETADFKMNLDDFISMNPDVGWGSVLSLPEFVQGFGSQN; encoded by the exons ATGGATCAGCCAGAGCCAGGTCTTGCAGCAGatgcggcagcggcagcagcggctggCTATGAGCCTGCGGTGCCTGCTCGGCCCGGTTGCGTCTACACCGGCTGCTACTG TGAGGAAAATGTGTGGAAGCTTTGTGAATACATCCGAAACCAGAATTTATACCCTTTAGAAGAATTTTATGCGGTTTTCATTTCCAACGACAGGAGGACG GTGCCCCTTTGGGAGCAGCGGGCAGGCATGGTTGGTCAACCTGTGATTTGG GACTACCATGTTGTTTTGCTTCATGTGGCCAGCGGAGACCAGAATTTCATTTACGACCTCGATACGTTGCTGCCTTTCCCTTGCCCCATCGACAGCTATATTGAAAAGGCTTTTAAATCAGACAGCATTATTCGTCCAGAATTTCAAAG AAAAGTTCGATTGGTTCGAGCCGACATGTACCTGAAGACGTTTGCTTCTGACCGATCCCACATGAAAGATGCCAGCGGGAACTGGCAAAAACCGCCTCCGTTATACCCGTGCATTGAGACCGCAG ACTTCAAGATGAACCTGGATGACTTCATCAGTATGAATCCAGATGTTGGATGGGGATCTGTGCTCTCTCTCCCCGAATTTGTGCAAGGGTTCGGCAGCCAGAACTGA